The following are from one region of the Tenacibaculum dicentrarchi genome:
- a CDS encoding TonB-dependent receptor plug domain-containing protein: MFKKYSIIIVFALFSMVSYAQVELKGLVYDEYLEPFYNAKVTALGESTLSDQDGEFSLKVFKSFPITLRVSAFGYQTEELVVTGLDKSINIILKEAYLLDQVVISASRVPERIIESPVAIERFGLSDIKNTTSNSFYDGLTNLKGIQSREGSYGFKSINTRGFSDFTNSRFVQMIDGMDTAAQALSFSTGNFSGVSELDILSVEILPGASSALYGANAYNGLMLMNTKSPFEHTGISTLFKSGYMSQEEGGNNPFYDVSIRMANKFNDYFAAKVNFTHYVAEEWHANDLRNKEIDTNKLVSGDINSTVNYDGVNTYGDEVYQDLSSYNYDLEYYIPGSDPIAYGTYLRRTGYTEKSLLKDDFKTNNTRFSGSLHFRPFKDDRLEIELSSRLSLRDNLFQGASRFVQRNYFTEQYKAEIKGKDFYLRGYYTGNDSGDSYDLTKTGIMLNNIAASRGDWAYEYFYEHYVSGESLANSRALADVNRLQPNTNAFNEALAKTTSTLISEGGSALYEKSHYKHLDGNYNFKRLLNNWADVQIGGSYREYSPNSKGTLFNDANKNIEIEEYGFYSQIQKNLFNEKLKITTSLRYDKATNFDGNYSPKIALNYVLGTDKNHVLRASYQTGFRNPTVQEQYMFLNPSVKTTIGTVKDNLDRISEDSSYEVWDSSAIDPDTGDLGAFVYFNRLVTGDEIINNSLLTKTVYYDKDTYKGAKDQKSTYGEVVPEVVKTIELGYRSMFSLNTTTNFDLDINGYYSKHDNFVFTQDITTPNAGKVYPFGDKKFTEQERELPENKFAFFTDQGVMILDELANDSFNRGHVTDSKIITNSKSQIESYGFGLGMHTKLFRDFDFGVNYNFNDYQFEDKDNGQFDPNFNTPKHTVKVQLGNNNLFNNFGFNVNARWQDEYRWVSQFVKGDISERTVIDAQLNYRIPSMKSKIKIGGTNLFGKEYFVAPGSGQIGQLYYVSWTINN; this comes from the coding sequence ATGTTTAAAAAATATTCAATAATTATTGTTTTTGCCTTGTTTAGTATGGTGTCATACGCACAGGTAGAATTAAAAGGCTTGGTTTATGATGAATATCTAGAGCCTTTTTATAATGCTAAAGTTACTGCTTTAGGCGAAAGCACGCTATCTGATCAAGATGGTGAGTTTAGTTTAAAGGTATTTAAGAGTTTTCCAATAACTTTAAGGGTTTCTGCTTTTGGTTATCAAACAGAAGAGTTGGTGGTTACAGGCTTAGATAAGTCAATTAATATCATTTTAAAAGAAGCATATCTTTTAGATCAAGTAGTTATATCAGCTTCAAGAGTTCCGGAACGAATTATTGAATCGCCAGTGGCTATTGAGCGATTTGGTTTAAGCGATATTAAAAATACTACTTCAAATTCTTTTTATGATGGTTTAACGAACTTAAAAGGAATACAATCAAGAGAAGGAAGTTATGGTTTTAAATCTATAAATACTAGAGGGTTTTCTGATTTTACAAATTCACGATTTGTTCAAATGATTGACGGTATGGATACTGCGGCGCAAGCGTTAAGTTTTAGTACCGGGAATTTTTCAGGGGTTTCAGAATTAGACATCCTTAGTGTTGAAATTTTACCAGGAGCATCTTCTGCATTATATGGAGCCAATGCTTATAATGGTTTGATGCTTATGAATACTAAAAGTCCTTTTGAACATACAGGTATTAGTACCTTATTTAAAAGCGGATATATGAGTCAAGAAGAAGGAGGTAATAATCCTTTTTATGATGTGTCAATAAGAATGGCAAATAAATTTAATGATTATTTTGCTGCTAAAGTGAATTTTACTCATTATGTGGCAGAAGAATGGCATGCAAATGACTTAAGAAATAAAGAAATTGACACAAATAAATTAGTTTCGGGTGATATTAACTCAACAGTTAATTACGATGGGGTTAATACTTATGGTGATGAAGTTTATCAAGATTTATCTAGTTATAATTATGATTTAGAATATTATATTCCTGGTAGTGATCCAATAGCTTATGGAACGTATTTAAGAAGAACAGGATATACTGAGAAATCTCTTTTAAAAGATGATTTTAAAACTAATAACACCCGATTTTCAGGTTCTTTACACTTCAGACCTTTTAAAGATGACAGATTAGAAATTGAACTATCATCTAGACTTTCTTTAAGAGATAATCTTTTTCAAGGAGCAAGTAGGTTTGTGCAGCGTAATTATTTTACAGAACAATATAAAGCGGAAATTAAAGGTAAAGATTTTTATCTTAGAGGATATTATACCGGAAACGACTCTGGAGATTCTTATGATTTAACAAAAACAGGAATTATGCTTAATAATATTGCTGCTTCACGTGGTGATTGGGCATATGAGTATTTTTATGAGCATTATGTTAGTGGAGAATCACTAGCTAATTCTAGAGCGTTAGCAGATGTAAATAGATTACAGCCAAATACAAATGCTTTTAATGAAGCGCTTGCTAAAACTACATCGACATTAATTTCAGAAGGAGGTAGTGCTTTATATGAAAAAAGCCATTACAAGCATTTAGATGGTAATTATAACTTTAAGCGATTATTGAATAACTGGGCAGATGTTCAAATAGGGGGGTCTTATAGGGAGTATAGTCCGAATTCAAAAGGAACGCTTTTTAATGACGCTAATAAAAATATAGAAATAGAAGAATATGGTTTTTATTCTCAAATTCAGAAAAATTTATTTAATGAGAAGTTAAAAATAACAACTTCTTTACGTTACGATAAGGCAACTAATTTTGACGGAAATTATTCTCCAAAAATAGCCTTGAATTATGTTTTAGGAACTGATAAAAACCATGTATTAAGAGCTTCTTATCAAACAGGTTTTAGAAACCCAACAGTTCAGGAACAATATATGTTTTTAAATCCATCAGTTAAAACAACTATAGGAACGGTAAAGGATAACTTAGATAGGATATCTGAAGATAGTTCTTACGAGGTTTGGGATAGTAGTGCGATTGATCCTGATACGGGAGATTTAGGAGCTTTCGTATATTTTAATAGATTGGTTACAGGAGATGAAATAATAAATAATTCATTATTAACTAAAACTGTTTATTACGACAAGGATACTTATAAAGGTGCTAAAGATCAAAAATCGACTTATGGAGAGGTAGTTCCTGAGGTAGTTAAAACCATTGAATTAGGGTATAGAAGTATGTTTAGTTTAAATACTACTACGAATTTTGACTTAGATATTAATGGGTATTATAGTAAGCACGATAACTTTGTTTTTACACAAGATATTACCACACCTAATGCAGGAAAAGTATATCCTTTTGGCGATAAGAAATTTACAGAGCAAGAGCGAGAACTTCCAGAAAATAAATTTGCTTTTTTTACAGACCAAGGTGTTATGATACTTGATGAATTAGCAAATGACTCTTTTAATAGAGGGCATGTAACGGATTCTAAAATTATAACCAATAGTAAATCTCAAATTGAATCGTATGGTTTTGGATTAGGAATGCACACTAAGCTATTCAGAGATTTTGATTTTGGAGTAAACTATAACTTTAATGATTATCAGTTTGAAGATAAAGATAATGGGCAGTTTGACCCTAACTTTAACACACCAAAACATACGGTAAAAGTTCAGTTAGGAAATAACAATCTGTTTAATAATTTTGGGTTTAATGTAAATGCAAGATGGCAAGATGAATATAGATGGGTTTCTCAATTTGTAAAAGGAGATATATCAGAAAGAACTGTAATTGATGCACAGTTAAACTATCGTATTCCTTCTATGAAATCTAAAATAAAAATTGGAGGAACAAATTTATTTGGTAAAGAGTATTTTGTAGCACCAGGTTCTGGTCAAATAGGGCAATTATATTATGTTTCTTGGACAATAAATAACTAA
- a CDS encoding energy transducer TonB, protein MRKLLFIIPFFFINIFSVLFAQEICESPNSKEVDLNSISITKCTIKESKSKKNKKSRLISVSVSANKRHLKKRELLKKKEITAIGVTGVSKVSETALNAEITNTISLKNNIENLKNKLSKEEVRKALKFTDVDKIPVFDACKKAAKGEESDCFNNEMMHHISKYFSYPGEAVRQSLQGDVWVRFIIDKSGYVKNIKTLGPDNAEILNNEATRVVLKLPRFKPAKKGGKRTSVKYGFPINFSLEE, encoded by the coding sequence ATGAGAAAGTTATTATTTATTATCCCGTTTTTTTTTATTAATATTTTTTCAGTTCTTTTTGCGCAAGAAATTTGTGAATCTCCAAATAGTAAAGAGGTTGACTTAAATAGCATTAGTATTACAAAATGTACTATTAAAGAATCTAAAAGTAAGAAAAATAAGAAATCTAGACTTATTTCGGTGTCAGTATCTGCAAATAAAAGGCATTTAAAGAAAAGAGAGCTTTTAAAGAAGAAAGAAATTACTGCTATTGGAGTTACAGGAGTTTCTAAGGTTTCTGAAACTGCTTTAAATGCTGAGATTACAAACACAATATCGTTGAAAAATAATATTGAGAATCTTAAAAATAAATTATCAAAAGAAGAAGTTAGAAAAGCATTGAAATTTACAGACGTAGATAAAATACCAGTTTTTGACGCTTGTAAAAAAGCAGCAAAAGGTGAGGAATCTGATTGTTTTAATAATGAAATGATGCACCATATTTCTAAATATTTTAGTTATCCAGGAGAAGCTGTTAGACAAAGTTTACAGGGAGATGTTTGGGTTCGTTTTATTATTGATAAAAGTGGTTATGTAAAAAATATAAAAACGTTAGGTCCTGATAATGCTGAAATATTAAACAATGAAGCTACCCGTGTAGTTTTAAAGTTACCAAGGTTTAAACCTGCAAAAAAAGGAGGAAAGCGTACTTCTGTAAAGTATGGTTTCCCTATTAACTTTTCTTTAGAAGAGTAA
- a CDS encoding DEAD/DEAH box helicase, producing MITFQDLDLSNPLRNAIEELGFVNPTPIQEEAFPIIRSGKDVVGIAQTGTGKTFAYMLPILRDLKFSKQQHPRVLVVVPTRELVVQVVNEIEKLSEFMTLRTIGVFGGVPLNRHKQAVALGADVIVATPGRLYDLALSNNLKLKSIQKLVIDEVDVMLDLGFRFQLLNIFELLPVRRQNIMFSATMTQDVEALIDDFFIVPKKIFIAVSGTPLDNIKQISYDVPNFYTKVNLLHELISNKTEYSKVLIFAPNKRNADRLYDCVKEEFPAQSCVIHSNKTQNYRLRSIEQFNKGEKRILIATDVIARGLDLAEVTHVINFNTPYFPENYMHRIGRTGRAEHEGTAILFSTEKEQEAKTRIEELMNYEIPMSEIPEYVEISKQLTEEERPKEEAEKNKNRTSLEYVPGPAFHEKSEKNKKTNQGGSYRREIAKKYKKPKTRGDKNYNMRNKKK from the coding sequence ATGATTACTTTTCAAGATTTAGATTTATCAAATCCATTACGAAACGCTATTGAAGAATTAGGTTTTGTAAATCCAACACCAATTCAAGAAGAAGCCTTTCCAATTATTCGTTCTGGTAAAGACGTTGTTGGTATTGCCCAAACAGGTACAGGTAAAACTTTTGCCTATATGTTACCGATACTTCGTGACTTGAAGTTTTCAAAACAACAACATCCAAGAGTTCTTGTAGTTGTGCCAACTCGTGAATTAGTAGTACAGGTAGTTAATGAAATTGAAAAGCTATCAGAATTTATGACCTTACGTACTATTGGTGTGTTTGGTGGAGTTCCTTTAAACAGGCATAAACAAGCTGTAGCATTAGGTGCAGATGTAATTGTTGCTACTCCAGGACGTTTATATGATTTAGCTTTAAGTAACAATTTAAAACTAAAATCAATCCAAAAATTAGTGATTGATGAAGTAGATGTAATGCTAGATTTAGGATTTAGATTTCAACTATTAAATATTTTTGAATTATTACCTGTGCGTCGTCAAAATATTATGTTTTCGGCTACAATGACACAAGATGTTGAAGCATTAATTGATGATTTCTTTATCGTTCCAAAAAAGATTTTTATCGCAGTAAGTGGTACGCCACTTGATAATATTAAGCAAATTAGTTATGATGTTCCTAACTTTTATACTAAGGTAAACTTATTACACGAGTTAATATCTAATAAAACGGAATATAGTAAAGTGCTAATTTTTGCACCTAATAAAAGAAATGCCGACCGATTATACGATTGTGTAAAAGAAGAATTTCCTGCACAATCATGTGTAATTCATTCAAATAAAACACAAAACTATCGTTTACGTTCTATTGAACAATTCAATAAAGGCGAAAAACGTATTTTAATTGCTACCGATGTAATTGCTCGTGGTTTAGATTTAGCAGAAGTAACACACGTTATTAATTTTAATACGCCTTATTTTCCTGAAAATTATATGCACAGAATTGGTAGAACTGGTCGTGCAGAGCATGAAGGTACTGCTATTCTTTTTTCAACAGAAAAAGAACAAGAAGCTAAAACGAGAATTGAAGAGTTAATGAATTATGAAATTCCGATGTCAGAAATTCCTGAATATGTCGAAATTTCTAAACAATTAACAGAGGAAGAACGTCCGAAAGAAGAAGCTGAAAAAAATAAAAACAGAACTTCTTTAGAGTATGTTCCAGGACCTGCTTTTCATGAAAAAAGTGAAAAGAATAAAAAAACAAATCAAGGTGGTTCTTATCGTAGAGAAATTGCCAAAAAATATAAAAAGCCTAAAACTAGAGGTGATAAGAATTATAACATGCGTAACAAGAAAAAATAA
- a CDS encoding energy transducer TonB — MKNIITVLLFFSAFSVFSQKICASQEEVIVDVNAINKCAVEKDIVKIKKNKTKYTAKSSTRYLKKRIVPNTEVHLASNLKTNAVVASKKGTKITENLLTILKKEAEKENISFDAVDTIPLFASCDENSSDKVYCFNTEMEKHIVANFEYPKEALKKGIEGDFEVSFVIDKNGKVKNIKVLGENDNIILKKEAMRIVLLLPKFTPAKQKGALVSVLYKFPMNFTLN; from the coding sequence ATGAAAAATATAATAACAGTACTTCTTTTTTTTAGTGCTTTTTCTGTTTTTTCTCAAAAAATTTGTGCTTCTCAAGAAGAGGTTATCGTCGATGTTAATGCCATTAATAAGTGTGCTGTAGAAAAAGATATCGTTAAAATAAAGAAGAACAAAACAAAATATACAGCGAAGTCAAGTACCCGATATTTAAAAAAACGTATTGTTCCAAATACAGAGGTTCACTTAGCAAGTAATTTAAAAACAAATGCTGTTGTAGCGTCTAAAAAAGGAACTAAAATAACAGAAAATTTATTAACAATTTTAAAAAAAGAAGCAGAAAAAGAAAATATATCTTTTGATGCAGTAGATACTATTCCATTATTTGCTTCTTGTGATGAAAATTCCTCAGATAAGGTTTATTGCTTTAATACTGAAATGGAAAAACATATTGTTGCGAATTTTGAGTATCCGAAGGAAGCTTTAAAAAAAGGAATTGAAGGTGATTTTGAAGTTAGTTTTGTTATAGATAAAAATGGAAAAGTAAAGAATATTAAAGTGCTTGGAGAAAATGATAATATTATTTTGAAAAAAGAAGCAATGCGAATTGTTTTATTACTTCCTAAGTTTACACCAGCAAAACAGAAAGGTGCTCTAGTTAGTGTTTTATATAAATTCCCAATGAATTTTACCTTAAATTAG
- a CDS encoding energy transducer TonB produces the protein MRELLLLICFLSMNVTSQELCESPENKDIDLNTISVTKCTIKEANHKKNKKARLISVTVSANRRHLKKRAALKKQQVTGLSSVGIAEIKETSENTKITNTTIALKNNIESVKNKLSVEELKKASKFNEVDKIPLFNSCKKVEKSARMDCFNEKMVAHISKHFSYPSTAIQESIQGEVWVRFIIDKNGEIKNIKTLGPKNAEVLNKEAIRVVSKLPQFIPAKKDGGRISVKYGFPISFSLEE, from the coding sequence ATGAGAGAATTATTATTGTTAATATGTTTTTTGTCTATGAATGTAACATCGCAAGAGCTTTGTGAATCTCCAGAGAATAAAGACATCGATTTAAATACGATTAGTGTAACTAAATGTACTATTAAAGAGGCTAATCATAAAAAAAATAAAAAAGCAAGACTTATTTCTGTTACTGTATCGGCTAATAGAAGGCATCTTAAAAAGCGAGCAGCTCTAAAAAAACAACAAGTTACAGGTCTTTCTAGTGTTGGTATTGCCGAAATTAAAGAAACATCTGAAAACACTAAAATAACGAACACTACTATAGCTTTAAAAAACAATATAGAAAGTGTTAAAAATAAATTATCTGTTGAAGAGTTAAAAAAAGCATCTAAATTTAACGAAGTAGATAAGATACCCTTGTTTAATTCTTGTAAAAAAGTTGAAAAATCTGCTCGTATGGATTGTTTTAATGAGAAAATGGTGGCACATATTTCAAAGCACTTTAGCTATCCGAGTACTGCTATTCAAGAGTCTATTCAAGGAGAAGTATGGGTTCGATTTATTATTGATAAAAACGGAGAAATTAAAAATATCAAAACGTTAGGGCCTAAAAATGCTGAGGTATTAAATAAAGAAGCTATTAGAGTGGTATCTAAGTTACCTCAATTTATTCCTGCTAAAAAAGATGGAGGTCGTATTTCTGTAAAATACGGTTTCCCTATTTCATTTTCTTTAGAAGAATAA
- a CDS encoding TonB-dependent receptor: MLKKLLLFFFVTSSFALSAQLILKGKVYDEYLEPFPSALINSLENSAVSTVDGSFTLTTSLNFPFTIQVTAFGYRKEVVEITSADQELNIVLKENSSLDEVVISASRSPERVIESPVTIERLGITDIKNNTSISFYDGLTNLKGIDSREASYGFKSINSRGFSTFDNTRFVQLVDGVETSIPALNFSAGNIVGLSELDVKDVEILPGASSALYGANAFNGILLMKSKNPFDYDGISSYYKTGFINQKALGTSQFHDVGLRMAYKFSNYFAAKVNFVTYKAEEWHANDVRNTTGVGGVIKKGNRENTLDYDGVNFYGDEVSYELPGIGNVSRTGYAEEQLYDYDGKAVKFDGSFHVRPFGNQKLEVILNARFSAGNNMYQGANRFAQNDFSVTQYKLEFLGENFFVRSYYTGNTTGETYDLRFAGIALNEYYNPSENWFKEYGKAFSGAIKNVTRGNDKAARNYADRNRLQPGTTTFEEALHSIIKKPINQGGSGLKDKTQLYNIEANYNFKDLIKWAKIQVGTSYRKFNINSKGTLFTDKNSALAFDMLGAYSQIQKKFFENRLKFTGSVRYDKSKNFEGNFSPRIALNYAIEENKILRISYQTGFRTPSTLEQYMSLKTGPNSLILGTSNENIARFSTIAKNSDNTTSVITGKDVFEKAFILENNVPIYIKPTPIKSEKVTSYEIGYRSILNISNTNIMELDINGYYNQYDNFVANKNILVPNYGAVINGIPDALALKAFSNKDVTAVLLNTNTTAKVNSYGVGLGLTTKIFKTFNFGANYTLSKMIFNQEDDLDFKPGFNTPEHQVKIMFGHSNLFKNFGFNVNARLQDKFLWQSNFLTEEVESRTLLDAQINYKIHSLKSRIKIGGTNLTREEYVVAPGSGLIGSMYYVSWVINQ; this comes from the coding sequence ATGCTTAAAAAATTACTTCTATTTTTTTTTGTAACTTCTAGTTTTGCTTTATCGGCACAGCTTATTTTAAAAGGAAAAGTGTATGATGAATACTTAGAACCTTTTCCTAGTGCACTTATTAATTCTTTAGAAAATAGTGCTGTATCAACTGTAGATGGAAGTTTTACTTTAACGACCTCATTAAATTTTCCGTTTACAATACAGGTTACTGCTTTTGGATATAGAAAAGAGGTTGTTGAAATTACCTCAGCAGACCAAGAATTAAATATTGTTTTAAAAGAAAATTCTTCTTTAGATGAGGTTGTAATATCGGCATCAAGGTCTCCAGAACGAGTTATAGAATCACCGGTAACTATTGAGCGATTAGGAATTACTGATATTAAAAATAATACCTCAATTTCTTTCTACGATGGGCTTACTAATTTAAAAGGAATTGATTCTAGAGAGGCTAGTTATGGTTTTAAATCAATTAATTCTCGTGGTTTTTCCACTTTTGATAATACTCGTTTTGTGCAATTAGTCGATGGTGTTGAAACCTCAATTCCTGCTTTAAACTTTTCGGCGGGTAATATTGTCGGTTTATCAGAATTAGATGTAAAAGATGTTGAAATATTACCAGGAGCTTCTTCGGCTTTATATGGTGCAAATGCTTTTAATGGTATTTTGTTAATGAAAAGTAAAAACCCGTTTGACTATGATGGAATAAGTAGTTATTATAAAACAGGATTTATTAATCAAAAAGCATTAGGTACATCACAATTTCATGATGTTGGTCTTAGAATGGCGTATAAATTTAGTAATTATTTTGCTGCAAAAGTAAATTTTGTAACTTATAAAGCAGAAGAATGGCATGCAAACGATGTTAGAAATACAACAGGTGTTGGCGGTGTTATTAAGAAAGGAAATAGAGAAAATACGTTAGATTATGATGGTGTAAATTTTTATGGAGATGAGGTCTCTTATGAATTACCAGGTATTGGAAATGTTAGTCGAACAGGATATGCTGAAGAACAGTTGTATGATTATGATGGAAAGGCTGTGAAATTTGATGGATCATTTCATGTACGCCCATTTGGTAATCAAAAATTAGAAGTTATATTAAATGCTCGTTTTTCAGCAGGAAATAATATGTATCAAGGAGCAAATAGATTTGCTCAAAATGATTTTTCTGTAACACAATATAAACTAGAGTTTTTAGGTGAAAACTTCTTTGTTCGTAGTTATTATACTGGTAATACTACTGGTGAAACCTATGATTTACGATTTGCAGGCATAGCCTTAAATGAGTATTATAATCCGAGTGAAAATTGGTTTAAAGAATACGGAAAGGCTTTTTCAGGAGCTATAAAAAATGTAACAAGAGGTAATGATAAAGCAGCAAGGAATTATGCTGATAGGAATAGATTACAACCAGGAACAACAACTTTTGAAGAAGCACTACATAGTATTATTAAAAAGCCTATTAATCAAGGAGGTTCGGGGCTAAAAGATAAAACACAATTATATAATATTGAGGCGAATTATAACTTTAAAGATCTAATTAAATGGGCGAAAATTCAGGTAGGTACATCTTATCGAAAATTTAATATTAATTCAAAAGGAACACTATTTACAGATAAAAATAGTGCTTTAGCTTTTGATATGTTAGGGGCATATTCACAAATTCAAAAGAAATTTTTTGAAAATCGTTTAAAGTTTACTGGATCTGTTCGTTATGATAAATCTAAAAATTTTGAAGGTAATTTTTCTCCAAGAATTGCTTTGAATTATGCTATCGAAGAAAACAAAATACTAAGAATATCATACCAAACAGGTTTTAGAACACCGAGTACTTTAGAACAGTATATGAGTTTAAAAACGGGACCCAATTCTTTAATCTTAGGAACGTCAAACGAAAATATAGCACGTTTTTCAACGATAGCAAAAAATAGTGATAATACGACAAGTGTTATTACAGGAAAAGATGTTTTTGAAAAAGCATTTATACTTGAAAATAATGTTCCTATTTATATAAAACCAACACCTATAAAATCAGAAAAAGTAACTTCTTATGAAATAGGTTATAGAAGTATTTTAAATATTAGTAACACTAATATAATGGAGTTAGATATAAATGGTTATTATAATCAATATGATAACTTTGTAGCAAATAAAAATATTTTAGTTCCGAATTATGGTGCTGTTATAAATGGTATTCCAGATGCATTAGCTTTAAAGGCTTTTTCTAATAAAGATGTTACGGCTGTTCTATTAAATACAAATACAACAGCTAAAGTAAATTCATACGGTGTTGGATTAGGCTTAACAACAAAAATTTTTAAAACATTTAATTTTGGAGCAAACTATACTTTAAGTAAAATGATATTTAATCAAGAAGATGATCTTGATTTTAAGCCAGGTTTTAATACGCCTGAACATCAAGTAAAAATAATGTTCGGTCATTCTAATTTATTTAAAAATTTCGGATTTAACGTAAACGCAAGATTGCAAGATAAATTTTTATGGCAATCTAATTTTTTGACAGAAGAAGTAGAAAGTAGAACATTACTTGATGCTCAAATAAATTACAAAATACATTCTTTAAAATCAAGAATTAAAATAGGAGGAACCAACTTAACAAGAGAAGAATATGTTGTAGCTCCTGGTTCAGGTTTAATAGGGTCAATGTATTATGTGTCTTGGGTAATTAATCAATAA
- the hflX gene encoding GTPase HflX — protein sequence MVETREAISEKAVLIGVITQNQNEKQSDEYLDELDFLTSTAGGVAVKRFVQKITKPNPKTFLGTGKLEEVKAYIASHNIGTAIFDDELSPAQLRNIENILDCKILDRTNLILDIFASRAQTSSAKAQVELAQCQYLLPRLTRLWTHLDKQKGGIGMRGPGETEIETDRRIIREKITLLKKKLSTIDKQMAVQRKNRGKMVRVALVGYTNVGKSTLMNVISKSDVFAENKLFATLDTTVRKVVIKNIPFLMTDTVGFIRKLPTQLVESFKSTLDEVREADLLLHVVDICHPNFEDHIASVNKILDEISASNKPIVMVFNKIDAYTHDTIDEDDLITEKSKNHYTLDDWKNTWMNDLGEESLFISALNKDNLEEFKEKIYESVKKIHIQRFPYNNFLYQDDLPVE from the coding sequence ATGGTAGAAACACGTGAAGCAATATCAGAAAAAGCGGTTTTAATTGGAGTTATAACCCAAAATCAAAATGAAAAGCAATCTGACGAATATTTAGATGAATTAGACTTTTTAACTTCAACAGCAGGAGGAGTTGCTGTAAAACGATTTGTTCAAAAAATAACAAAACCAAATCCTAAAACCTTTTTAGGAACAGGGAAATTAGAAGAAGTAAAAGCATATATTGCTTCTCATAATATTGGTACAGCTATTTTTGATGATGAATTATCACCCGCTCAATTACGTAATATTGAAAATATATTAGACTGTAAAATTTTAGATAGAACCAATTTAATTTTAGATATTTTTGCTAGTAGAGCTCAAACAAGTTCAGCAAAAGCACAAGTAGAATTGGCACAATGTCAATATTTATTACCTCGATTAACAAGGTTATGGACTCACCTTGATAAGCAAAAAGGAGGAATCGGAATGCGTGGACCTGGTGAAACAGAAATTGAAACTGACCGTCGTATTATTAGAGAAAAAATTACCTTGTTAAAGAAAAAACTTTCTACTATTGATAAGCAAATGGCGGTTCAAAGAAAGAATAGAGGTAAAATGGTACGTGTTGCATTAGTTGGATATACCAATGTTGGTAAATCAACTTTAATGAATGTAATTAGTAAAAGTGATGTTTTTGCTGAAAATAAACTATTCGCAACTTTAGATACTACTGTTCGAAAAGTAGTGATTAAAAATATTCCTTTTTTAATGACTGATACGGTTGGTTTTATTAGGAAATTACCAACACAACTGGTTGAGTCGTTCAAATCTACATTAGATGAAGTTCGTGAAGCTGATTTATTATTACATGTAGTGGATATTTGTCATCCAAATTTTGAAGATCATATAGCATCTGTAAATAAAATTTTAGATGAAATAAGTGCTTCAAATAAACCTATTGTAATGGTTTTTAATAAAATTGATGCTTATACTCATGATACAATTGACGAAGATGATTTAATCACTGAAAAATCTAAAAATCATTATACACTTGATGATTGGAAAAATACTTGGATGAATGATTTAGGAGAAGAAAGTCTTTTTATCTCGGCATTAAATAAAGATAATTTAGAAGAATTTAAAGAAAAAATTTACGAATCAGTTAAAAAAATACATATTCAACGATTTCCTTACAATAACTTCTTATATCAAGATGATTTACCTGTCGAATAA
- a CDS encoding Na(+)-translocating NADH-quinone reductase subunit F, translating to MKVLTKQELHNLGMNIVGKKLQKMGYEFVAINSELKKHPQFVLYKKGEPTIFVLVKTTNNIQSPEDYDVLWMETFKEHAKKQNAKIWFAGIGIANSESVELPVFKDQPYYIAFDDFIKI from the coding sequence ATGAAAGTACTTACCAAACAAGAACTCCATAATTTAGGGATGAATATTGTAGGTAAAAAGCTTCAAAAAATGGGCTACGAGTTTGTTGCTATTAATAGCGAATTAAAAAAACATCCGCAGTTTGTTTTATATAAAAAAGGCGAACCTACTATTTTTGTGTTAGTAAAAACAACCAATAATATTCAATCCCCTGAAGATTACGATGTTTTATGGATGGAAACATTTAAAGAACATGCCAAAAAACAAAATGCAAAAATTTGGTTTGCAGGTATTGGAATTGCAAATTCAGAAAGTGTTGAACTGCCTGTTTTTAAAGACCAACCATACTATATTGCTTTTGACGATTTTATCAAAATATAA